A stretch of the Streptomyces sp. WMMB303 genome encodes the following:
- a CDS encoding alanine racemase, with protein MALSLYVDNDRWRAHQQTVIQQFPGIVPVCKGNGYGFGHERLADEATAFGADILAVGTTYEAARTKDLFGGDLLVLTPFRKDEEPVPLPDRAIRSVSSVEGVGLMRGARVVIEVMSSMKRHGVTEQDLPRLHAAIDEVRLEGFAIHLPLDRADGSDAVEEVIGWMDRLRAARLPLDTMFVSHLLPEEFAVLQQQFPQTRFRARIGTRLWLGDHAATEYRGAILDVSRVAKGERFGYRQAKASGDGWLVVVAGGTSHGVGLESPKALHGITPRAKGVARAGLATVNRNLSPFVWAGKQRWFAEPPHMQVSILFVPADAPEPHVGEELVAILRHTTTAVDRTVDR; from the coding sequence ATGGCGCTCTCCCTCTACGTCGACAACGATCGCTGGCGAGCGCACCAGCAGACCGTGATCCAGCAGTTCCCGGGCATCGTGCCGGTCTGCAAGGGCAACGGCTACGGCTTCGGCCACGAGCGCCTGGCCGACGAGGCCACCGCGTTCGGCGCCGACATCCTGGCCGTCGGCACCACCTACGAGGCGGCCCGTACGAAGGACCTGTTCGGCGGCGATCTGCTGGTGCTCACCCCGTTCCGCAAGGACGAGGAACCGGTGCCGCTGCCCGACCGCGCCATCCGCTCGGTCTCCTCGGTGGAGGGCGTGGGCCTCATGCGCGGGGCCCGGGTCGTCATCGAGGTGATGAGCAGCATGAAGCGGCACGGCGTCACCGAGCAGGACCTGCCGCGGCTGCACGCCGCCATCGACGAGGTCCGCCTGGAGGGCTTCGCCATCCATCTGCCGCTGGACCGGGCCGACGGCTCGGACGCGGTGGAGGAGGTCATCGGCTGGATGGACCGGCTGCGCGCCGCGCGGCTGCCGCTGGACACCATGTTCGTCAGCCACCTGCTGCCGGAGGAGTTCGCCGTCCTCCAGCAGCAGTTCCCGCAGACCCGCTTCCGCGCCCGGATCGGCACCCGGCTGTGGCTGGGCGACCACGCCGCCACCGAGTACCGGGGCGCGATCCTGGACGTCAGCCGGGTGGCCAAGGGCGAGCGGTTCGGCTACCGGCAGGCCAAGGCGTCCGGCGACGGCTGGCTCGTCGTCGTCGCGGGCGGCACCTCGCACGGGGTGGGCCTGGAGTCCCCCAAGGCGCTGCACGGCATCACACCGCGCGCCAAGGGCGTCGCCCGCGCGGGCCTGGCGACGGTCAACCGGAACCTCTCCCCGTTCGTCTGGGCGGGCAAGCAGCGCTGGTTCGCCGAGCCGCCGCACATGCAGGTCTCCATCCTCTTCGTCCCCGCCGACGCGCCGGAGCCGCATGTGGGCGAGGAGCTCGTCGCGATCCTCCGCCACACCACCACCGCGGTGGACCGGACAGTGGACCGCTGA
- a CDS encoding inositol-3-phosphate synthase, with the protein MGSVRVAIAGVGNCAASLVQGVEYYKDADPDGKVPGLMHVQFGDYHVRDIEFVAAFDVDGKKVGLDLADAIGASENNTIKICDVPPTGVSVQRGHTHDGLGKYYRETIEESDAAPVDVVRALKDAQADVLVCYLPVGSQSAVEFYAQCALDAGVAFVNALPVFIAGTKEWADKFTAAGVPIVGDDIKSQVGATITHRVMAKLFEDRGVVLDRTMQLNVGGNMDFKNMLERERLESKKISKTQAVTSQIPDRDLGADNVHIGPSDFVAWLDDRKWAYVRLEGRAFGDVPLNLEYKLEVWDSPNSAGVIIDALRAAKIAKDRGIGGPILSASSYFMKSPPVQYFDDVARQNVQDFIDGKAER; encoded by the coding sequence ATGGGTTCGGTTCGCGTAGCCATCGCCGGCGTGGGCAACTGCGCCGCATCGCTGGTCCAGGGCGTCGAGTACTACAAGGACGCCGACCCGGACGGCAAGGTGCCGGGGCTGATGCACGTCCAGTTCGGCGACTACCACGTGCGCGACATCGAGTTCGTCGCCGCCTTCGACGTCGACGGCAAGAAGGTGGGCCTCGACCTGGCCGACGCCATCGGCGCCAGTGAGAACAACACCATCAAGATCTGCGACGTGCCGCCCACCGGCGTCTCCGTGCAGCGCGGCCACACCCACGACGGTCTGGGCAAGTACTACCGCGAGACCATCGAGGAGTCCGACGCCGCCCCCGTCGACGTCGTCCGGGCGCTGAAGGACGCGCAGGCGGACGTGCTGGTCTGCTACCTGCCCGTGGGCTCGCAGTCCGCCGTCGAGTTCTACGCGCAGTGCGCCCTGGACGCCGGGGTGGCCTTCGTCAACGCGCTCCCCGTCTTCATCGCCGGCACCAAGGAGTGGGCGGACAAGTTCACCGCCGCGGGCGTGCCGATCGTCGGTGACGACATCAAGTCGCAGGTCGGCGCCACCATCACGCACCGGGTGATGGCGAAGCTGTTCGAGGACCGCGGGGTCGTCCTGGACCGCACGATGCAGCTGAACGTCGGCGGCAACATGGACTTCAAGAACATGCTGGAGCGGGAGCGGCTGGAGTCCAAGAAGATCTCCAAGACGCAGGCCGTCACCTCCCAGATCCCCGACCGCGACCTGGGCGCCGACAACGTGCACATCGGCCCCTCGGACTTCGTCGCCTGGCTGGACGACCGCAAGTGGGCCTATGTCCGGCTGGAGGGCCGCGCCTTCGGCGACGTGCCGCTGAACCTGGAGTACAAGCTCGAGGTGTGGGACTCGCCCAACTCCGCCGGTGTGATCATCGATGCGCTGCGCGCCGCGAAGATCGCCAAGGACCGCGGTATCGGCGGCCCGATTCTCTCGGCCTCCTCGTACTTCATGAAGTCGCCGCCCGTGCAGTACTTCGACGACGTGGCCCGGCAGAACGTGCAGGACTTCATCGACGGCAAGGCGGAGCGCTGA
- a CDS encoding helix-turn-helix transcriptional regulator, producing MSRRSGVLEFAVLGLLRESPMHGYELRKRLNTSLGVFRAFSYGSLYPCLKALVQRGWLVEEPSEQPEEQQAARAQTAPLAGRRAKIVYRLTADGKEHFEELLSQTGPDTWEDEHFGVRFAFFGQTSRDVRMRVLEGRRSRLEERLAKMRASLARTRERLDDYTLELQRHGMESVEREVRWLSELIESERAGRPARETRPDRPAPGPSDNTDR from the coding sequence GTGAGCAGGCGCTCCGGCGTTCTCGAGTTCGCCGTACTCGGTCTGCTGCGCGAGTCCCCGATGCACGGGTACGAGCTGCGCAAGCGGCTCAACACCTCGCTCGGCGTCTTCCGCGCCTTCAGCTACGGCTCGCTCTACCCCTGCCTCAAAGCGCTGGTGCAGCGCGGCTGGCTGGTGGAGGAGCCGAGCGAGCAGCCGGAGGAGCAGCAGGCCGCGCGGGCCCAGACGGCCCCGCTGGCCGGGCGCCGGGCGAAGATCGTGTACCGGCTGACGGCCGACGGCAAGGAGCACTTCGAGGAGCTGCTCTCCCAGACGGGTCCCGACACCTGGGAGGACGAGCACTTCGGCGTCCGCTTCGCCTTCTTCGGCCAGACCTCGCGCGACGTCCGCATGCGTGTGCTGGAGGGACGCCGCAGCCGACTGGAGGAGAGGCTCGCGAAGATGCGCGCCTCCCTCGCCCGTACCCGTGAGCGCCTCGACGACTACACGCTCGAACTCCAGCGCCACGGCATGGAATCCGTGGAGCGCGAGGTCCGCTGGCTCAGCGAACTCATCGAGAGCGAGCGTGCGGGGCGCCCGGCGCGGGAGACCCGTCCGGACCGTCCAGCACCGGGTCCGTCCGACAACACCGACAGATGA